A genomic segment from Clostridium pasteurianum BC1 encodes:
- a CDS encoding glycogen/starch/alpha-glucan phosphorylase translates to MNLTKDRIKNDFKKKLMNLYSEDITESSKLHLYVTLGSLVREYVSEKWMKTNEQYSKNQVKQVYYFSMEFLIGRLLGSNLLNLGITDLCREALSDLEIDLSELEEVESDAGLGNGGLGRLAACFLDSISSLEIPGHGCGIRYDYGLFEQKIINGYQVEIPDNWLRQGNVWEIRKENKAAIVKFGGTVTSVLEDGKLSFKHENYEAVLAVPYDTPIIGYNNNTVNTLRLWNAQTVDKDFDLDSFSKGEYSKAVEHKYSVESISQVLYPDDTRIEGKLLRLKQQYFFVSAGIQSIIRRFKKNGLPINLFDHYIAIHINDTHPSVAVAELMRILIDEENLSWEDAWKITTNTIAYTNHTILSEALEKWPIDLFKKLLPRIFMIIEEINRRFCDEVREKYKDERQVHNMSIISDGNVKMAYLAIVGSHSVNGVAKLHTEILKNEELSNFSNFYPFKFNNKTNGITHRRWLMKANPALSELITKTIGESWITKPDNLINLLAFSKNEDFQNSIHGIKQNNKVLFANYVKDKYGIIVNTNSIYDIQVKRLHSYKRQVLNVFHILDLYYRLKENRNLDIIPRTFFFGAKAAPSYYLAKETIKLINAVANKINTDNSVNDKIKVIFLENYSVSLAEKIIPCADVSEQISTTTKEASGTSNMKFMMNGSVTIATLDGANVEIHDAVGDDNIVIFGMKKDEVLNYEKNKNYNSYKFYNSDPRLKKILDNLINGSLGVANSEFSNIHKYLLANNDEYFVLKDFDDYIKAHGKIDQLYRNTAKWREMCICNIAHSGIFSSDNTIQQYSKEIWKTDRIHVDI, encoded by the coding sequence ATGAATCTTTACTCTGAAGATATCACAGAATCTTCAAAGCTCCATTTATATGTAACTCTTGGTTCTCTTGTAAGAGAATATGTATCTGAAAAATGGATGAAAACCAATGAACAGTATTCAAAAAATCAGGTAAAGCAGGTTTATTATTTTTCAATGGAATTTCTTATAGGAAGGCTGCTTGGCAGTAACCTTTTAAATCTTGGCATAACTGATTTATGTAGAGAAGCTCTTAGTGATTTAGAAATAGATCTTTCAGAGCTAGAAGAAGTTGAAAGCGATGCAGGTCTTGGAAATGGTGGTCTTGGAAGACTTGCAGCATGTTTTCTTGATTCCATATCATCTCTTGAAATCCCCGGTCACGGTTGCGGAATAAGGTATGATTATGGTTTATTTGAGCAAAAAATAATAAATGGTTATCAAGTTGAAATTCCTGACAATTGGCTAAGACAAGGTAATGTTTGGGAAATAAGAAAGGAAAATAAAGCTGCTATAGTAAAATTTGGTGGTACCGTCACTTCAGTATTGGAAGATGGTAAACTTTCTTTTAAACACGAAAATTATGAAGCCGTTTTAGCGGTTCCCTATGATACACCTATTATCGGATATAATAACAATACAGTAAACACCTTAAGACTGTGGAACGCCCAAACTGTAGATAAAGATTTTGATTTAGATTCTTTCAGTAAAGGTGAATACAGTAAGGCTGTGGAGCACAAATATTCAGTGGAATCTATTTCTCAGGTACTTTACCCTGATGATACTAGAATTGAAGGCAAATTATTGCGTTTAAAGCAGCAGTACTTCTTTGTAAGTGCAGGTATTCAAAGCATTATTAGACGATTCAAAAAAAATGGATTGCCTATTAATTTGTTTGACCACTATATAGCAATTCATATAAATGATACCCATCCTTCTGTGGCTGTTGCCGAGTTAATGAGAATATTAATTGATGAGGAAAACTTATCCTGGGAAGACGCCTGGAAGATAACAACTAATACTATTGCCTACACTAATCACACTATATTGAGTGAAGCCCTTGAAAAATGGCCTATTGATTTATTCAAAAAGCTTTTACCAAGAATCTTCATGATAATTGAAGAGATCAATAGAAGATTTTGTGATGAAGTACGTGAAAAATATAAAGATGAGAGACAAGTCCATAATATGTCCATAATAAGTGACGGAAATGTAAAAATGGCATATTTAGCTATAGTAGGTAGTCATTCAGTAAATGGTGTAGCAAAACTTCATACAGAAATACTTAAAAACGAAGAGCTATCAAATTTCTCAAATTTTTATCCTTTTAAATTTAATAACAAGACTAATGGAATAACTCATAGACGTTGGTTAATGAAGGCTAATCCTGCTTTATCTGAACTTATCACAAAAACCATAGGTGAAAGCTGGATAACTAAACCAGATAATCTTATTAACCTTTTAGCCTTTTCTAAAAATGAAGATTTTCAAAATAGTATTCATGGAATTAAACAAAATAATAAAGTACTCTTTGCAAATTATGTAAAGGACAAATATGGAATTATAGTAAATACAAATTCAATTTATGACATACAGGTTAAAAGACTTCATTCTTACAAAAGACAGGTATTAAATGTGTTCCATATTCTAGACTTATATTATAGACTAAAAGAAAATCGAAATTTGGATATTATACCGAGGACATTTTTCTTTGGTGCTAAAGCAGCTCCAAGCTATTATTTAGCTAAGGAGACAATAAAATTAATAAATGCTGTAGCAAATAAAATAAATACAGACAACAGCGTAAATGATAAAATAAAAGTAATCTTTCTTGAAAATTATTCCGTTTCTCTTGCTGAAAAAATTATACCTTGTGCAGATGTAAGTGAACAAATATCTACTACAACTAAAGAAGCTTCTGGTACAAGTAATATGAAATTCATGATGAATGGCTCCGTTACCATAGCTACTTTAGATGGTGCTAATGTAGAAATTCATGATGCTGTAGGTGATGATAATATTGTCATATTCGGCATGAAAAAAGATGAAGTATTAAACTACGAGAAAAATAAGAATTATAATTCCTATAAATTCTATAATTCTGACCCTAGACTAAAAAAAATACTAGATAATCTTATAAATGGTTCTCTTGGCGTAGCCAATTCTGAATTTAGCAATATTCATAAATACTTACTAGCTAATAATGATGAATATTTTGTATTAAAGGATTTCGATGACTATATAAAAGCTCACGGTAAAATAGATCAATTATATAGAAATACAGCTAAATGGCGTGAAATGTGTATATGTAATATTGCTCACTCTGGAATTTTTTCTAGTGATAATACCATACAACAGTATTCAAAGGAAATCTGGAAAACAGATAGAATACATGTAGATATTTAG